The Dama dama isolate Ldn47 chromosome 11, ASM3311817v1, whole genome shotgun sequence genome segment gttagacttgactgagcatgtatgcttGCTTTCTTGAACTATAGTACATCATGGCTCACAATCCACTGTCTAGAAATCCATCACATGGCCTCACTAAGAGGCAAGGGGGAGTGTGAGAGAGAATATAGTCTCTGAGCAACCACTTCCTCGAAACAACTCTAGCCATATGGACTGGGGCATGAATGTTTAATCTCTTCTGTTATCCAGGGTGAAGGGTGAAGCCGGTGAGGTCTGCCTTCTCAGACCCCAGCTTCTGGTATCTGTTCCTCTTGTCTCCCTCCACGATCCTCCTTTCACTTCCTCCCAGGCCCTGTAGGTGCCCAGTCATCTGTCCTTCATCTGAAACTACTCTTAGGAAGGAAGGTTCTACTAAAGTCTCAGTGACAGGCGAGGCTCCATCTAAGGCTGCTTGCTTTTTAACAGAAGAAAGACTCTGTTTGACATAAGTAGAAAAATATGAGGCTCTAATAAGAATAAGAAGGCATGTGAGGTATTTTGGGGGAACAAGAAGCATGCAGTCCCTAAAATTAAACCACATGTTAGATCTAACCGTGTCTTTCTACGCAACCCCCCAAAACCACAGGGCTCTGAAGCTTGGGATAGGTTTCTTTATTCTTTCGTTTAATTTGGAAGCTTTCCATAAAGACAGGCAGTGATGGGCTAAATTGTGTACCCACTCCCTTGCCTTAATGCATATGTTGGAGTTTTGATTCCAGGTATCCAGAATGTGACtgtttggagatagggtcttaAGAGGTGATTGCGTTAAAATGAGGGTGCTAGGGGGTGTTCTGGTTCTAATCCGGTCtcactggtgtccttgtaagaatgGGGAGAGCGGGACCCACAGAGCACCCACAGGGTGTGTGCACCAAGGGAATACCACATGAGGTCACAGCCAGAGGGCGGCCACCCGCGAGTCAGAAAGACAGGGCTCAGAAGAATCCCAGCTGGCCAAtaccttgatcctggacttcagtctctagaactgtgagaaataaatttctgttgttttaaagccacccagtctgggggcccccctggtggctctgtgataaagaattggtctgccagtgcaggagacacttggtcgatccttggtccagggagatcccatatgccgaggagcagctaagcctgtgtgccacaactaagagcctgtgatctagagcccgggaactgcACCCACtgaacccatgggctgcaactactgaagcctgggtgcCGGAGAGCccgtactctgcaacaagagaagccactgcaattagaagtactgcaactagagaaaagctgtgagcaatgaagacccagcacagtcaaaaagaaatcagtgattccaaagttgtttaaaaaaaggatttaaaGCCACCTGATCTGAGGTATGTTATTATGGCAACCTGAGAAAACCAGTACATGGATTCCCCCGTGTTGTATGTGGATCGGTGTCTTTAGGTGTGATAGGCAGCTAGGAGGAGGTTTGGGAGCAAGGATCCTTGGCTACAAAAGAATCACAGATGAGCGAAAGAGCTTAACAACCGACAGTGAATGGATTCCATGTTTCCTTGAGAAGTCCAGGGTGTAATCTGTTAGATAGTCTCCAGAATAGTGAACTGGTGGTGTCAGCTCTAAATTAACGACTCTAAAACATGCTCAGATAAATTTGTGCTTATTTCCATTTGTGTGTCTATGGACTGATTTAAGTTACATGTGTGTAATGGAAGATTCCTGCAAAATGCTTTAACACATGGAAAAGAGAAATTCTGGATAAATATTAGTCAAAAACTTCttgctcttgttgttcagttgctcagtcatgtctgactctttccgaccccaagggctgtagcacacaaggcttcccttttcttcaccatctcccagagcttgctcaaactcatgtccattgagtcgatgatgccatccaaccatctcattctctgttgcccccttctcctcctgccctcagtctttcccagcatcaggctcttttccaatgagctggctctttgcatgaggtggccaaagcattagagcttcagcgtcagcaacAGTACCCAGCTAGCAATATGTAACTGGCTGATTCAGAGTTAAGGTGGCCCTGTGGTCAGCACAGTCAGTCTGGAGCCTTGGACTGCCTTTTTTTTCTGCCTGAGTAGGGATAGCCTCCAGTCTTTGTTCCCTCTTGGCTTCTGAAACTCAGCAATTGCCAACGTATTTTTTTTAGCACCCAGAGCTGAGTTCAGGGCTTGGAAATGCCCTAGGGCCTGCCAATGCTGGGTTGGCCAAGTGTTTCTCCTTTCTTGCAGACGCATCAGTGGCTCTGGGGCATTTTccaggaaacagtgttcagaatTCAAACCCAATCACAAATCCCTTGTGGGTGAACAGGAGAAAGCAGGCATCTGGCATCCAGAGATAGGAAACAGAAGCGACATTGGGCTGTCAAGTTGCTTTCCATAGTGCTTTGTTAGAATTCAGTTCTCTTTATCTTAAGAACCAGTCATGAGCTGCTTAATTTGAGATTTTTGGAAAGCAAATCATCCTTTTGGCAAAAAGGGGGAAAATGTGTCAACCATCTGGCTAAATCAAAGGCTTCAGCACTGGGGAGGGAGCTTGTGCATGGAAAGGTGGCCCTGTAGGGGGAAGGAAGAGCCCTGGACTGGGCTTCTAGTTCACCACCCTGCCTCCAGTTGCTGACATGTCCTGGCTAATCACTTAACCTTGTATTTTCTTCACCTGTTGGAACAGCGTGAGTCTTGGTGGTGCTGAGCCATTAGGAGACTTTGCTAACCCCATGCAAGCTGTTTGCCACCACTTATATGCAAACGGCCTAAGACAAAAAGCCTTCTTTTCTGTCCATAGCTGGGATTCCAGCATTTATAGACTTGTCTGATGGATTGATGTTTGTGCACATGTGTCTGACCGAAGTCCTATTCTAGGGGACTGAGGGAAGCCACTGTAGGAGAACTCAGCACAAGGGGGTGGGCAAGGAgaacttgattttaaaatgagaCGTGAGTGTCTGGGGACAATATGGCAGCAAAATCTTGAGTTCATCTAGACCATCCTACCACAAAGGGGTTTTGTTTGTGAATTTTTAAGTGCTGTattgggatgtccctggtggttcagtggttacgaATCTGCTTGTCAGTACAGGggtcaagggttcaatcccttgtctgagaactaggatcccacatgtctcagggcaGCTatgcccatgagccacaactactgaagcctgcacatccTAGAGCCTATGCACTGCAACAAGAAAGGCCACCACAATCAGAGGCCTGcacgctgcaactggagaaagcctgcagaCAACAGTGAAGAGCTAGTGgaaccaaaaatgaataaatcagtAAAGTGCTGTATCAATAAACACTTGCTGGGGACGCTTCCTCCCACAGCCAGGTGTGACACGGAAGGAACAGTACCCTTCTCATGAGGGTGTGCTCTTCCAAGGGGCAGGGCCAACTCTTAAGTCCATGGCACCATCATAGGACGGGAACCGTGGCAGTGGCCATGACCACAGAGCTAAGTCATGATTACGTATAAGCATCCTGAAAGTTACAGGGAGAGCTTGAAGGAGGGTAACCTATACAAGGTAAGACTTCCTGTCAACAGAAAGAGGCTTGGAGTGTttgaagtttcagttcagttcagtcactcagttcacttcacttcagtggctcagtcgtgtctgactctttgcgaccccatgaattgcagcacgccaggcctccctgtccatcaccaactcccggagtttactcaaacttatgtccaccgagtcggtgatgccatccaaccatctcatcctctgttgtccccttctcctcctgcccccaatccctcccagcatcagggttttttccaatgagtcaactcttctcatgaggtggccaaagtattggagtttcagcttcagcatcagtccttccaatgaacacccaggactgatctccttcaggatggactggttggatctccttgcacccaagggagtctcaagagtcttctccaacaccacagttcaaaagcatcaatttttcagtgctcagctttcttcacagtccaactcttacattcatagatgaccactggaaaaaccatagccttgactagatgcagccactcagtcgtgtccaactgtttgtgaccccatggactgcagcacaccaggcttccctgtccatcaccaactcccagagtttactcaaactcatgtcctttgcatcagtgatgcgatccaaccatctcatcctctgtcatccccttctcctcctgccttcaatctttcccagcatcaaggtcttttccaaagagttggttcttcacatcaggtggccaaaatactggagtttcagcttcagcatcagtccttccaatgaatattcaggactgatttcctttaagattgactggttggatctccttgcagcccaagggactctcaagagtcttctccgactccacagttcaaaagcatcaatacttcagtgctcagctttgtttatagtccaactctcacatccatacatgactactggaaaaaccatagctttcactagatggacctttgttggcaaagtcatgtctctgctttttttttttcccccatctctttctttttatgtctctgctttttaatacagtgtctaggttggtcatagcttttcttccaaggagcaagcgtcttttaatttcatggctgcagtcaccatctgcagtgattttggagcccccccccaaaataaagtttctcactgtttccattttttccccatctatttgccatgaagtgatgggaccagatgccatgatcttagttttctgaatgttgagtttttttttttggttgtcaaatgatcctttatttttctttttcctttgcagtTCTTAACTATCTGGGCACTCCACTGCACCACTGTTGATATCATCTATGATGTCATGAGGGTGGCGGCCATCAACATTGCAGCCCACATGCTGGGCGGTCCCCAGGATCTCTTTAATGGTTCCAGAAAGTTCTCTAGCTAGAGACCGGTGCCGCATCTGCCGGGCAATGTTGACGATCTCATCAAAAGTGATGTTTCCACTGTGCTTaatgtttttctgcttctttctgtcCCTTGGTGGTTCCTTGAGGGCTTTGATGATCagggcagaagcagaaggtacCACCTCAATCTGGGCTTGTCTGTTCTGAATGGTCAGTTTCACTGTAATCCTCAGACCCTTCCAATCACCAGTTGCCTTGGCTATGTCATCACCGACCTTTTTTGGAGACAAGCCCAAGGGGCCGATCTTGGGGGCCAGGGCAGACGTGGCACCGACTTCCCCACTGGTGCACCTCAGGTACACGACTTTGATCTCGTTGGGGTCGAACTTAGGCGGCATGGTGGAGACGGCTGGTGTCGGATGAACCCGGATTCGGGACGACCAAAGAAAGTTGCACCTTCGCCTCTTCCTAGCTGAAAGCCGAaagctgaatgttgagttttaagtcaactttttcattctctttcactttcattaagaggctctttagttcttcattttctgccataaggatggtgtcatctgcatatctgaggttattgatatttctctcggcaatcttgattctagcttctgcttcatccaacccagcgtttctcatgatgtactctgcatataagttaaataagcagggtgacaatatgcaccATTGATGTACtcccagatttggaaccagtctgttgttccgtgtccagttctaactgttgcttcctgacctgcatacagatttctcaggaggcaggtcaggtggtctggtattcccatttctttcaaaattttccacagtttattgtgatccacacagtcaaaggctttggcgtagtcaataaagcaggaatagatgtttttctggaactctcttgcttttttgatgatccaacagatgttggcaatttgatctctatttcctgtgccttttctaagtccagcttgaacatctggaagttcacggttcatgtatgttgaagcctggcttggagaattttgagcattactttgctagcatgtgacatgagtgcaattgtgtggtagtttgaatagtctttggcattgtctttctttgggattaagtTTAGGTGGATTAAAACATTCAGTTTCCATGTAAGGGGATGTGTTTGAAACATGATTTTTGAACTCAGTTCTAGTTCTCATCTTCAGTATTTCTCAGAACCTGAGGACAATCCAAAGAAATCCTCACAATGATCACAATAATAGAGATAACTATCATTTGTTGAGTCACTTACCTTGTGCCAGATGCTGTGATGAGTGACATTCACAGTGAATCTGAAGGGTAGGTGGCAGTACACCCAGTTTAAGATGGAGAATCTGGAGAGAAGTTGATTTCTCAGACTTAGACAGTGAGCACTGGTATTCAGATATGTCTGCTCCCAGGTCTTATGCTCTCTCTACTCTACCACAGCACAACAAGAGATGCTTTAGAATGGCCTTTTCACCATGTTTGACTGGATGCTCAGACGTTGTGGCCATCCTCAGACAGCTCCCATGTCAGAACCCTGAGCTGAGAACCTCAGTGACAGAGATGAGCCAGGGTGAGCACCGCACAACCTTGCCATCATCCCTGAGGCCACGCTGCAGGCTCTGAGGCACTGCTCTGGGGCAGGGAGCAGGTGGAAGTGCCCCCACTGAATTACATTGCTGAGCACTTTTGTCATCATGACTGGACTTAAGTGAAGTggtgaaatggaaagaaagtaaTAACAACAGTGACAATGACAAAAGTAACACCTAGCATTTATCCAATATCATTACATGCGAAGAACTGAGCAaaacaccttatcagtctcttaaTTCTTACGCCTTCATGAGTTGATTGCTAAtatcactattttattttattactattattttttttaatatcactattttaaaattgaggaaacagaggctcagggaGATGAAACCAGGTTGTTTGATGATAAAGTGTATAAGTGGGAGGCAGACCCAGACCTGAGCCCAGGTGAGTGGAACTCCAAAGGTCTGGTGCAGAAACACTGTCGTGAGCATTTCTCTAGAGCTACTATGTTTGGTGCCCTCTTCTCCCCATTCTGAATCACCCACATCTCCTTCTTGCTCCGTATGTGGGACTTTTTCCCTCACCCCTGAAAGATCACTGGGCTCTAGTGAATCTCCAACTCTTTCCTCCCTAGTTATAACCCTGCAGGAGGCACTGTTTTCAGTTGCTTGCACTTTAGAGCTGCAGAGGGAACAGTTGATATATTTTggtattgttttaaaatgtttctgctaTCATCACTGTTTGTATTTACTCATACAGTAATTGGTCACAGAAAAAAAAGGCAGGTGATTTTTTTGTAACCCCAAGAGGAGCTGAATAGCTTTTATCTTGGTTGATATAACTATAATAAGCTCAGTGAAGTCATTGTGGGttaaatattacaaaatacaATTTCCTATAGCAAATAAACAATGATTGGTAAATGTAATTTCCTACAATTGGCAGTTCAGTGAGTTTTATAGTTAGAGTTTCAAGGTTAGAGGTTGTATAATAATTAACCATTATAGTTAATACCAAAAGCCGACAAGACACCTTTGTGTACGAACTACTGAATTTTATGGTgacaaaatatagaaaaagtatAAATCTGACAAAAAAGCATTCTCTCCCTTCAATCTTGCTCATGTTTGTATTCTTAGTGGCTTCAAGTTAAGTGACTGGTAAATATTTTCCAGTTCTTTCCTTATCTATATAACAAAGTGTAATTATTAGCTGTGTACAGAGTATTCTCAAAGTCTCATGTCAACTTCTTAATCTCCCAAAGttcttctattaaaaaatttgtggcctttagaaaacattttatttttattttctccccagCTTGTTGAGATATAGTTAACATATAATTTTGTGTAAGCTTAAGGTTtgcaacatgatgatttgatatatatatatattaatatattataaaatgattaccATAATAAAGGTTAGTAAAACCCCTCCATCACCTCAAATAATTACCTTTTTCTGTGGTGAGAAcgtttaagatctactcttttagcaacGTTCAAGTACATAATACGGTATTGTTAATTATAGTCACCAAGTTGTACCTTAGGTTCCCAGAGCTTTAATTTTAATCAGCGGTTAATGAAAGAACTTAgagtctttaaattttatttctgtaatgtaaatttaaaaaacatttttacttgCTTCTTGTTGAGAAACAATAACTTTGATCCCCAGATAAAGGAGTTTTGAGAGTGACTCAAGgagaagtattattatttttctgcgGCAGGACAGGGAATGACTTCTCTTATGGCTTCTGAAATCATGATATCCAGAGGTCCTTCCTGATGCTGGCCCAGCAGGTCATGCAATATGAGTAGTGTTTTCTCAAAGCTGAAACATTGTGAACAGGGAGCACTGTGACCATGAGCAGAGGTTGGGAACATAAGCGATGGTGTGCATCGGGGTCGCCATAAGGTTGCGTGAGCCAGAAGATGAAGCAGGAGACTACTAAGTCCCAGGAGAGTGCGCATACAGGCTTGAGCTTCTTGATACTTTACTCCTTTAATATACTGTAAAAAACTATATTGATTGTGTGATCTAGACACTTTGCTAGTATTATGGATGTAAAAGTAAGTATCCTCAAGTGATTTACAGTTTAATGTGGGAAAATAGATAATAAGTGAGCAGTTATGAAAAGGTGTGCTAAGTGTCATGATACAGAAGGTTTATGATATTGGGAGAACAAAGCCGGGGCATTCAAGCCTCATCAAATGAATGTCAGGAAGTAGCATTATCTGAGGTCTGATGAATGAGAAGAGGGTTGCCAATTGAGGGAGGAGTTGAGAGATGGGGGTCCATACAGTGAGTTCTTGTCTGAAGTCCTAAGAGCAGAAGATAACCTCCTGGTCATTAGGAGGAAGTAGCTGTTGGGTGTGGCATAGGGAAGGGAGAAGGAGATTAGGCTGGAGAGATAGGTTGGGCCCCATCAGAGGCCATGGTAATGTTAGACTTCATTTGAAAGATGCTGAAAAATTACTGAAGGGTTTTAAGATAGAAAATGGTGTGGTGAGAGTCCCATTTTAGAAGATCTCAATAAGACTCAAGTCTTGAAAGACTGGATTGGAAGGGGCACAGTTAGGGGCAGAGAAACCAGTTAGGAAACAACTGCAGATTTCCAGTTGATAAATGTTGGGGGGGTCTAGACTAAGGCAGTGTCCCTGGAAATGAAGATAGTTTGAAGGACTCTGAGAAGGTGAAATAGATGTGGCGATAAATTTAATGTGGATGTGGGGAAGGAGAATAACCAAGGGTGGCTGGTCTATGAAAGTGTCATATACATATTCAAGTTCGAGGCAGGAGGATAACAGTTCAGTTTTGGACTTGCTGAATTTGGGTCCTAGTGGGACAAGTGGGATTGTTGAGTAGGAGGTGGGTTCATGGGTTTGGAGCTTGAGAGAGTGGTGTGGGCAGGTGATATAGATGGTAACTGAAATAATGGGAGAAAGTGGTGTGGGCAAGTGATATAAATGGTAACTGAAATAAGGGGAGAGAGTGATGTGGGCAGGTGAGATAAATGGTAACTAAAATAATGGGAGAGTGTATGAAGGGAAAAAGAGGAGTGAGTGTAAGGAATGAACATTTGGGTGAcaggcagaagaagaggaaagTCCTGTGATTAGAGGGTAGGAGGAAAACCACGGGAGCCTGGGCTGTGGGAAAGAGTGTTCAGTAAGGGAGAGGTTAACAGTATCAAATGATAAGGATGACTCAACTAAAATAAGGAGTGAAGA includes the following:
- the LOC133065587 gene encoding large ribosomal subunit protein uL11-like — translated: MPPKFDPNEIKVVYLRCTSGEVGATSALAPKIGPLGLSPKKVGDDIAKATGDWKGLRITVKLTIQNRQAQIEVVPSASALIIKALKEPPRDRKKQKNIKHSGNITFDEIVNIARQMRHRSLARELSGTIKEILGTAQHVGCNVDGRHPHDIIDDINSGAVECPDS